A single Candidatus Deferrimicrobiaceae bacterium DNA region contains:
- the infA gene encoding translation initiation factor IF-1, which translates to MAKEEAIELEGTVIEPLPNAMFRVELENKMKVLAHISGKMRMHFIKILPGDRVTVQLTPYDLSRGRIVYRSK; encoded by the coding sequence ATGGCGAAGGAAGAAGCCATTGAGCTGGAAGGCACCGTCATCGAGCCCCTTCCCAACGCGATGTTTCGCGTTGAACTGGAAAACAAGATGAAGGTGCTTGCCCATATCTCCGGCAAGATGCGGATGCACTTTATCAAGATTCTTCCCGGGGACCGCGTTACGGTTCAGTTGACACCGTACGATTTGTCCAGGGGCCGGATCGTTTACAGATCGAAATAA
- a CDS encoding adenylate kinase, translating to MKGVILLGPPGAGKGTQAKRISSDFRIPQVSTGDMLREAVKVGTPMGLMAKGFMDTGGLVPDEVVVGIVKDRLSAEDCREGFILDGFPRTIPQAEALQAATAELGKSIDLVLSLEVDENDLMTRLCGRRTCNKCGSMYHVTFNPSRIEGKCDQCGGDLIQRDDDREETIKSRLVNYKRSTQPLINFYQAGGKLRNVKATGDIDAIYAEIAGLIRSL from the coding sequence ATGAAGGGAGTCATACTCTTAGGGCCTCCCGGTGCAGGGAAGGGGACCCAAGCCAAACGGATCTCGTCCGATTTCAGGATCCCGCAGGTTTCCACGGGGGACATGCTTCGCGAGGCCGTGAAAGTCGGGACTCCGATGGGACTGATGGCCAAGGGGTTCATGGACACCGGCGGACTGGTCCCCGATGAGGTCGTCGTCGGGATCGTCAAGGATCGCCTCTCGGCGGAGGATTGCCGGGAAGGGTTCATCCTGGACGGATTTCCCCGGACGATTCCGCAAGCCGAAGCGCTCCAGGCCGCCACGGCCGAACTCGGGAAATCGATCGACCTGGTTCTCTCGCTCGAGGTCGACGAAAACGATTTGATGACTCGTCTTTGCGGCAGAAGGACTTGCAATAAATGTGGATCGATGTATCATGTCACGTTTAACCCTTCACGGATCGAAGGTAAATGCGACCAGTGCGGCGGCGACCTGATCCAGCGCGATGACGATCGCGAGGAGACCATCAAGTCGCGGCTGGTCAATTACAAGCGGTCGACCCAACCGCTGATCAATTTTTATCAAGCCGGCGGTAAGCTTCGGAATGTCAAGGCCACGGGCGATATCGACGCGATCTATGCGGAAATTGCCGGATTGATCCGGTCTTTATGA
- the map gene encoding type I methionyl aminopeptidase, with the protein MIILKSPREIEALRRAGGFVGRFFEEVKPLIRAGSTTMDLEECAAAYLERQGVKGAFKGYMGYPANLCTSVNERVVHGIPSRKQVLHEGDLISIDFGVMANGFCGDSAKTFPVGKIAEVHARLISVTEASLHKGIEACRVGNRLGDMSHAIQEFVEAAGFSVVRDFVGHGIGRKMHEEPQVPNFGTPGTGPKFVAGMVLAIEPMVNEGSWGVEVLADGWTVMTRDRKRSAHFEHVVAITPEGPEILTLP; encoded by the coding sequence ATGATTATTCTAAAGTCGCCACGAGAAATCGAGGCGCTTCGTCGTGCAGGCGGATTTGTTGGCAGGTTCTTTGAGGAAGTAAAGCCATTGATTCGGGCCGGAAGCACAACCATGGACCTTGAGGAGTGCGCTGCGGCCTATCTAGAGCGCCAAGGGGTCAAGGGAGCATTCAAGGGATACATGGGCTATCCTGCAAACTTGTGCACCTCCGTAAACGAGCGGGTCGTTCACGGTATTCCCTCCCGAAAGCAGGTATTGCATGAGGGAGACCTCATCAGTATCGATTTCGGCGTCATGGCCAATGGATTCTGCGGCGACTCCGCGAAGACCTTTCCGGTCGGAAAGATCGCGGAAGTCCATGCCCGGCTGATATCCGTCACCGAGGCCTCTCTCCACAAGGGGATCGAGGCATGCCGGGTCGGAAACAGGCTGGGGGACATGTCGCACGCGATCCAGGAATTCGTCGAGGCCGCCGGTTTTTCCGTGGTCAGGGACTTTGTAGGGCACGGAATCGGGCGGAAGATGCACGAGGAGCCGCAGGTCCCCAATTTCGGCACTCCCGGCACAGGGCCAAAGTTCGTCGCCGGCATGGTGTTGGCCATAGAGCCGATGGTCAATGAGGGAAGCTGGGGCGTCGAGGTCCTCGCGGACGGATGGACCGTCATGACCCGCGACCGGAAACGGTCGGCCCATTTCGAGCATGTGGTCGCCATCACACCGGAAGGCCCCGAAATACTGACCCTCCCCTGA
- the rpmJ gene encoding 50S ribosomal protein L36 codes for MKVRPSVRKVCAKCKVIRRKGVVRVICENPKHKQRQG; via the coding sequence ATGAAGGTCAGGCCATCGGTTCGCAAGGTCTGCGCGAAGTGCAAGGTCATCCGCAGAAAAGGTGTCGTTCGGGTTATTTGCGAAAATCCAAAACACAAGCAGCGCCAGGGATAG